Proteins co-encoded in one Rhodococcus sp. PAMC28707 genomic window:
- a CDS encoding iron-siderophore ABC transporter substrate-binding protein gives MIAALAVVTMTACGADSGSDATADGPTVDTMFGEVTVPAAPQRVVALGWSDAETALALGIQPVAASDWLAVGGDGLGPWVEESYDTSPTILGTYEIDVESVAALEPDLILWTRSTNDQALYEDLSDVAPTVGAPVGTDIAYGTTWDGQTQLIADALGKSEDGRRIIDETNEKFDKAVAANPQFADKTVAVGTLYSGQLGAYVDGDVRVDFMKRLGFVNKPEIQALAEPNKFAITLSAENTAALDADLTVMFPIGSSAESITDDAAIQALPSARDGRLVVLEDQDLNNAFSSASAAGTQYALDNAVPLFEKG, from the coding sequence GTGATCGCTGCCCTCGCGGTTGTCACCATGACAGCCTGTGGCGCCGACTCGGGAAGCGACGCAACTGCCGACGGCCCCACCGTCGACACGATGTTCGGCGAAGTCACCGTGCCGGCCGCCCCACAACGCGTCGTCGCACTCGGATGGTCGGACGCCGAGACGGCACTCGCACTCGGAATACAGCCCGTCGCCGCAAGCGACTGGCTCGCCGTCGGCGGTGACGGACTCGGACCATGGGTCGAGGAAAGCTACGACACCAGCCCGACGATCCTCGGCACCTACGAGATCGACGTCGAATCGGTGGCCGCACTCGAGCCCGACCTGATCCTGTGGACTCGCAGCACGAACGACCAGGCACTCTACGAGGACCTTTCCGACGTCGCCCCGACCGTCGGCGCGCCCGTCGGCACCGACATCGCCTACGGAACAACGTGGGACGGGCAGACCCAATTGATCGCCGACGCGCTCGGTAAATCCGAGGACGGTCGCCGGATCATCGACGAGACCAACGAAAAGTTCGACAAGGCCGTCGCGGCGAACCCGCAGTTCGCCGACAAAACCGTTGCCGTCGGCACGCTCTACAGCGGCCAACTCGGCGCCTACGTCGACGGAGACGTTCGTGTGGACTTCATGAAGAGGCTCGGTTTCGTCAACAAGCCCGAAATTCAGGCCCTCGCCGAGCCGAACAAGTTCGCCATCACGCTCTCGGCCGAGAACACAGCTGCCCTCGACGCAGACCTGACCGTCATGTTTCCGATCGGAAGCAGCGCCGAATCGATCACCGACGACGCTGCCATCCAAGCCCTACCCTCAGCTCGTGACGGCCGACTCGTCGTGCTCGAGGACCAGGACCTGAACAACGCCTTCTCTTCCGCGTCAGCGGCAGGCACCCAGTACGCCCTCGACAACGCGGTACCGCTCTTCGAAAAGGGTTGA
- a CDS encoding TetR/AcrR family transcriptional regulator gives MEDGTLEAEVDSKKADTEAATKPAKPDGRKRRWRDHKIARREELVDGTLAAIRLRGREIGMDEIASEIGISKTVLYRYFADKNDLTNATMTRYVETTLAPRIYTAISEELDEYQLARAVIAAYVETVATDPEVYLYVMANNAGNNRDVVAESERMIAELLATVLGERLRAHEMDSGGSVPWAFAIVGAVQLATHWWISNKSMSAEDLIDYLCMMVWGGIHGVAQADGSPAKFKSQPHPLVDEDRP, from the coding sequence ATGGAAGACGGCACACTCGAAGCAGAAGTCGACTCCAAGAAGGCAGATACCGAGGCGGCAACGAAGCCAGCGAAGCCGGACGGCAGAAAACGGCGGTGGCGCGATCACAAGATCGCCCGGCGTGAAGAACTCGTCGACGGCACGTTGGCCGCAATTCGCTTGCGGGGCCGCGAGATCGGCATGGACGAGATCGCGTCGGAGATCGGAATCTCGAAGACGGTTCTTTATCGCTACTTCGCGGACAAGAACGATCTGACCAACGCGACGATGACTCGTTACGTCGAGACGACTCTGGCCCCGCGGATCTACACGGCCATTTCGGAAGAACTCGACGAATATCAACTCGCCCGGGCTGTCATCGCGGCCTACGTGGAGACTGTCGCCACCGACCCCGAGGTCTACCTCTATGTGATGGCCAACAATGCCGGCAACAATCGTGACGTTGTCGCCGAGTCGGAGCGAATGATCGCCGAGCTACTCGCCACCGTCCTCGGCGAAAGACTACGTGCTCACGAAATGGACTCCGGCGGGTCGGTGCCGTGGGCATTTGCGATCGTCGGTGCCGTTCAGCTTGCTACGCACTGGTGGATCTCGAACAAGTCGATGTCGGCCGAGGATCTCATCGACTATCTCTGCATGATGGTGTGGGGTGGAATCCACGGTGTCGCACAAGCCGACGGATCGCCTGCCAAGTTCAAATCGCAGCCGCACCCGCTCGTCGACGAGGACCGCCCCTGA
- a CDS encoding DUF445 family protein translates to MNFDDATKRRDLRKMKGLATGFLVFATVVYMFCRWQESRGAGEWVGYVRAMAEAGMVGALADWFAVTALFKHPLGIPIPHTAIIKKKKDQLGASLGSFVGSNFLAPDVVSEKIGSAHIPLRLGTWLAQPENADRVAAESATVLRGVVEVLNDDDITQVIDNTIVRRLADPEWGPPIGRVLGELIKENRQLPLIDMLAERAHQWALGSQETIERVVSRDSPTWSPKFVDTLLGEKIYKELVEFTWKVRSTPEHELRLAANKFLVDYAHDLQHDPATIKKAESLKSQIMGRAEVTGLASATWKVAKRLIMESVDDPSSTLRRKISENAAGWGVRLRDDDELRGKVDGWLLGGARYIAANYADEITTIITDTVARWDAEEASSKIELQVGRDLQFIRINGTVVGALAGLAIYSVSNLIF, encoded by the coding sequence ATGAACTTCGACGATGCGACCAAGCGTCGCGACCTTCGCAAGATGAAGGGCCTCGCCACGGGGTTCCTGGTATTCGCCACCGTGGTCTACATGTTCTGCAGATGGCAGGAGTCCCGAGGAGCAGGCGAGTGGGTCGGCTACGTCCGGGCCATGGCCGAGGCGGGAATGGTCGGCGCGCTGGCGGACTGGTTCGCGGTGACCGCGCTTTTCAAGCACCCGTTGGGTATTCCGATCCCGCACACGGCCATTATCAAGAAGAAGAAAGATCAGCTCGGTGCCAGCCTCGGCTCGTTCGTCGGAAGCAACTTCCTTGCGCCCGATGTCGTGTCGGAAAAGATCGGTTCGGCACATATTCCGCTCCGCCTCGGGACCTGGTTGGCGCAGCCGGAGAACGCGGACAGGGTGGCGGCCGAATCGGCGACGGTGCTGCGCGGGGTCGTCGAAGTGCTGAACGACGACGACATCACACAGGTGATCGACAACACCATCGTGCGTAGGCTCGCCGACCCCGAATGGGGTCCGCCGATCGGTCGGGTCTTGGGCGAACTCATCAAGGAGAATCGCCAGCTGCCGTTGATCGACATGCTCGCCGAGCGGGCTCACCAGTGGGCGCTGGGAAGTCAGGAGACGATCGAACGCGTCGTCAGTCGTGATTCTCCGACCTGGTCCCCGAAGTTCGTCGACACCCTGCTCGGGGAGAAGATATACAAGGAACTCGTCGAGTTCACCTGGAAGGTCAGGTCGACGCCGGAGCACGAACTGAGGCTGGCCGCCAACAAGTTCCTCGTCGACTATGCGCACGATCTCCAGCATGATCCGGCGACGATCAAGAAAGCCGAATCGTTGAAGTCGCAGATCATGGGTCGCGCGGAGGTCACGGGGCTTGCGTCAGCCACCTGGAAGGTCGCCAAGCGGTTGATCATGGAGTCGGTGGACGACCCGTCGAGCACATTGCGACGCAAGATCAGTGAGAACGCGGCCGGCTGGGGTGTTCGGCTACGCGACGATGACGAACTCCGCGGAAAGGTCGATGGCTGGCTGCTCGGCGGAGCGCGCTACATCGCCGCGAACTATGCAGACGAGATCACCACGATCATTACCGACACGGTCGCCCGCTGGGATGCGGAAGAAGCGAGTTCGAAGATCGAGTTGCAGGTGGGTCGCGATCTCCAGTTCATCCGCATCAACGGCACCGTTGTCGGGGCGTTGGCAGGTTTGGCCATCTACTCGGTGTCGAATCTGATTTTTTGA
- a CDS encoding helix-turn-helix transcriptional regulator — translation MTPSNDDQTDNQGIVAKVSEATEVVAEASDLVASVVTTAASDIGSYIRSQREAAQVSMRQLASRAGVSNPYLSQIERGLRKPSADVLAQIAKGLRVSSEALYVRAGFLEERPHGPVRDTLLGDTEITERQKHVLIEIYDSFRRENEQARKASDAASIEPSSPPEPDVSTDPESPTQESSHD, via the coding sequence ATGACCCCCAGCAATGATGATCAGACCGACAATCAGGGGATAGTCGCCAAGGTCTCCGAAGCTACGGAGGTCGTGGCGGAGGCGAGTGATCTTGTCGCCAGTGTCGTGACCACAGCAGCGTCGGACATCGGCAGTTACATCCGTTCGCAACGCGAGGCCGCGCAGGTGTCCATGCGGCAACTCGCATCGAGGGCGGGGGTGAGCAATCCGTATTTGAGTCAGATCGAACGCGGGCTTCGTAAACCCTCCGCCGACGTGCTCGCGCAGATCGCCAAGGGTCTGCGCGTGTCCTCGGAAGCTCTATACGTACGGGCCGGGTTCTTGGAAGAGCGTCCACACGGTCCGGTTCGAGACACGCTGCTCGGCGACACCGAGATCACCGAACGGCAAAAGCACGTGCTGATCGAAATCTACGACTCGTTTCGTCGGGAGAACGAACAAGCGCGTAAGGCGAGCGACGCAGCGTCGATCGAACCTTCGTCGCCGCCCGAACCAGATGTGTCAACAGACCCAGAATCACCCACACAGGAGTCTTCTCATGACTGA
- a CDS encoding heparin-binding hemagglutinin — translation MTDPKNFDIQTPLYAAVGAGDAVVQAVADVVAQVRSRAESRSTEVTERVDTARARIADLSEDVTEGVEGLRERLAKLPAELPDEIADLRERFTQDELRKVAEAYLKVASDLYTSLAERGEEAVERIRRTPAVEEGLDRANAAANDVVDLTEQALGTVASQTRAVGERAAALAGIASDKVRETADELADEIDEAGDNAKEAATDASQKVSGTAGKVESKTRGNVDAPLKKAAPAKKAESASTPTPATAAKQTAGPAKKAPAKKSTS, via the coding sequence ATGACTGATCCCAAAAACTTCGATATCCAGACCCCGTTGTACGCCGCAGTCGGCGCAGGCGACGCAGTTGTCCAGGCCGTCGCGGACGTCGTAGCGCAGGTTCGTTCACGCGCCGAGTCCCGCAGTACCGAGGTCACCGAGCGTGTCGACACTGCCCGGGCCCGGATTGCAGACCTGTCCGAAGATGTGACCGAGGGAGTAGAGGGTCTTCGTGAGCGCCTCGCCAAGCTGCCCGCCGAACTCCCCGACGAAATCGCCGACCTGCGTGAGCGTTTCACCCAGGACGAGCTGCGCAAGGTGGCCGAGGCATACCTGAAGGTCGCATCGGATCTTTACACCTCTCTCGCCGAGCGCGGCGAAGAGGCCGTCGAGCGCATCCGTCGCACACCGGCTGTCGAAGAAGGCCTCGATCGTGCGAACGCCGCAGCCAATGACGTCGTCGATCTCACCGAGCAAGCTCTGGGAACCGTTGCTTCGCAGACGCGCGCTGTCGGCGAACGCGCAGCTGCACTCGCAGGCATTGCGTCGGACAAGGTCCGCGAAACCGCAGACGAACTGGCCGACGAGATCGACGAGGCCGGTGACAACGCCAAGGAAGCTGCCACCGACGCCTCACAGAAGGTCAGCGGAACCGCTGGAAAGGTCGAGTCCAAGACTCGCGGCAACGTGGATGCTCCCTTGAAGAAGGCGGCTCCGGCGAAGAAGGCAGAGTCTGCCTCGACTCCTACGCCTGCCACCGCAGCCAAGCAGACCGCAGGGCCCGCCAAGAAGGCGCCTGCAAAGAAGTCCACTAGCTGA
- a CDS encoding DUF2516 family protein, protein MGLVPAVDSLTSWILLLLRLIALGGAAYAVFHAVRQRPDAFTAVDKLTKPVWLAILIVALLVIFVFGAINFIGLIGVVAVCVYLIDVRPKVDSIQRGPRW, encoded by the coding sequence ATGGGTCTCGTGCCAGCCGTCGACAGTCTCACTTCGTGGATCCTTCTCCTCCTTCGCCTCATCGCGCTCGGTGGTGCTGCCTACGCGGTATTTCACGCCGTCAGGCAACGGCCCGACGCCTTCACCGCGGTGGACAAGCTGACCAAGCCTGTGTGGCTCGCCATCCTGATCGTGGCGTTGCTGGTCATCTTCGTTTTCGGAGCCATCAACTTCATCGGCCTGATCGGTGTGGTCGCGGTGTGCGTCTACCTGATCGACGTGCGGCCGAAGGTGGACAGCATTCAGCGCGGACCGCGCTGGTAG
- a CDS encoding alpha/beta hydrolase, with product MVSHRAVEGSILGIGGLAAAAGIGVYLVRRRARTSITRTTDTAPDALLRTPTFVPRIVPVVTDDGAELHVRVYGDPDAPPIVFSHGWTCSADYWIPQINAFAENYSVIVYDQRGHGRSDVGTRLLGPDVLADDLADVLAATVTEDNKAVLVGHSMGGMSIMAWAGRYPKQVDRLVSAVLLASTATDSLVRETTVIPLPERFRRVPLPLSRAVLGSAVPLRPSPVMRQAIKYVSMAPGATPAEVAFCEKIVLECQPRTRGIWGAALTELDIHEALANMSVPTSVLVGTSDRLTPPVQARKLAQALESHDHLSRLIEIPRIGHMSSVEAIDEFNEEVLRLRLL from the coding sequence GTGGTTTCACATAGAGCTGTAGAAGGTTCCATCCTCGGCATCGGGGGATTGGCTGCCGCGGCAGGAATCGGTGTCTACCTCGTGCGGCGACGGGCTCGCACTTCGATAACAAGGACCACCGACACTGCCCCGGACGCGTTACTGCGGACGCCGACATTCGTCCCCCGCATCGTCCCTGTCGTAACCGATGACGGTGCAGAACTTCACGTGCGCGTGTACGGCGACCCGGATGCTCCACCGATCGTGTTCAGTCACGGGTGGACATGTTCGGCGGATTATTGGATCCCGCAGATCAACGCGTTCGCCGAGAACTACTCTGTCATCGTCTATGACCAACGCGGCCACGGTCGCAGCGACGTCGGCACCAGGTTGCTCGGACCCGACGTCCTGGCCGACGACCTCGCGGACGTCCTGGCCGCTACCGTCACCGAGGACAACAAGGCCGTTCTGGTCGGGCACAGTATGGGCGGAATGTCGATCATGGCGTGGGCCGGCCGCTACCCGAAACAGGTCGATCGACTCGTCAGCGCGGTACTGCTTGCAAGCACTGCCACCGACAGCCTCGTTCGCGAGACGACGGTCATTCCTCTTCCGGAGCGTTTTCGCCGAGTCCCGTTGCCACTCTCGCGCGCGGTACTCGGGTCGGCCGTGCCACTTCGGCCGTCACCGGTGATGCGGCAGGCCATCAAGTACGTCTCGATGGCACCGGGGGCGACACCTGCCGAGGTCGCGTTCTGCGAAAAGATCGTGCTCGAGTGCCAACCTCGGACGCGCGGGATCTGGGGAGCTGCGCTGACCGAACTCGACATTCACGAAGCGTTGGCCAACATGAGTGTGCCGACCAGTGTGCTGGTCGGTACCTCGGATCGGCTGACTCCACCGGTGCAAGCGCGCAAGCTGGCGCAGGCATTGGAGAGCCACGATCACCTCAGCAGGCTGATCGAGATACCGCGGATCGGGCATATGAGCTCCGTCGAGGCGATCGACGAGTTCAACGAAGAGGTTTTGCGCCTGCGGCTTCTCTGA
- the purU gene encoding formyltetrahydrofolate deformylase yields MSSAAVADDRRYVLSLGCPDRTGIVAKISTFLADVGGWIVEAAYHADPDTDWFFTRQAVRASSVDMSIDELRVRFEAVAAEIGPETEWTLQDSGERKRVVILVSKEAHCLHDLLGRAAGGELPAEISAVIGNHKSLESVATAHGVRFHHVEFAKDPAERGPAFDEVRDLVDSYDPHAVVLARFMQVLPEELCAHWSGRALNIHHSFLPSFVGARPYHQAFARGVKLIGATCHYVTAELDAGPILEQDVIRVDHSDEVADMVRQGRDIEKLVLSRGLRWHLEDRVLVHGRKTVVFS; encoded by the coding sequence ATGAGCTCCGCTGCTGTCGCCGACGACCGTCGCTACGTCCTGTCACTCGGATGCCCCGACCGCACGGGCATCGTCGCCAAAATCTCGACATTCCTCGCCGACGTCGGTGGCTGGATCGTCGAGGCTGCGTACCACGCCGATCCCGACACCGACTGGTTCTTCACTCGGCAAGCAGTCCGTGCGTCTTCGGTCGATATGAGCATCGACGAATTGCGGGTTCGCTTCGAAGCCGTCGCCGCCGAGATCGGACCGGAAACCGAATGGACACTTCAGGATTCGGGCGAACGCAAGCGTGTCGTCATTCTGGTCAGCAAGGAAGCGCACTGCCTGCACGACCTGCTGGGGCGCGCAGCCGGCGGCGAGCTTCCCGCCGAGATCTCCGCAGTGATCGGCAATCACAAGTCTCTCGAGTCGGTTGCGACCGCGCACGGCGTTCGGTTCCACCACGTCGAATTCGCCAAGGACCCCGCTGAGCGCGGCCCTGCTTTCGACGAAGTCCGTGACCTCGTCGACTCGTACGATCCACATGCCGTCGTACTCGCCCGGTTCATGCAGGTACTACCCGAGGAACTGTGCGCTCACTGGTCGGGCCGTGCCCTCAACATCCATCACAGCTTCCTGCCGTCGTTCGTCGGCGCGCGTCCGTATCACCAAGCATTCGCCCGCGGAGTGAAGCTGATCGGGGCAACCTGCCACTACGTGACCGCCGAACTCGATGCGGGCCCGATCCTCGAGCAGGACGTCATCCGCGTCGATCACTCCGACGAGGTCGCGGACATGGTCCGGCAAGGCCGCGACATCGAAAAACTGGTCCTGTCCCGCGGACTGCGCTGGCACCTCGAGGACCGAGTCCTCGTTCACGGCAGGAAGACCGTCGTCTTCAGCTGA
- the deoC gene encoding deoxyribose-phosphate aldolase — protein MSLTRAELARMVDHTLLKPEATRADVEELIVEGRALGVLAVCVSPSMLPIHAEGLVTAVVAGFPSGKHHSLVKGAEARLAVDQGAREIDMVIDIGAAVEGDYNAVLADILTVREAIGSSAILKVIIESAALSEEAIVETCVAAERAGANFVKTSTGFHPAGGASVEAVKLMAATVGGRLGVKASGGIRTTEAALAMVEAGATRLGLSGTRAVLDGL, from the coding sequence ATGTCTCTCACCCGCGCCGAACTGGCCCGCATGGTCGACCACACGCTGCTCAAACCGGAAGCGACCCGCGCAGACGTGGAGGAACTGATCGTCGAGGGCCGCGCTCTCGGCGTGCTCGCGGTCTGCGTCTCACCGTCGATGCTGCCCATCCACGCTGAGGGACTGGTCACCGCCGTCGTGGCCGGATTCCCGTCCGGCAAGCATCATTCCCTCGTCAAGGGGGCGGAAGCGCGACTGGCAGTCGATCAGGGTGCCCGTGAAATCGACATGGTGATCGACATAGGTGCGGCGGTCGAGGGGGATTACAACGCGGTGCTCGCCGACATCCTGACGGTTCGTGAAGCCATCGGATCTTCGGCGATCCTGAAGGTCATCATCGAATCGGCCGCACTATCCGAGGAAGCGATTGTCGAAACCTGTGTGGCGGCGGAGAGAGCGGGCGCAAACTTCGTCAAGACGTCCACCGGCTTCCATCCCGCCGGAGGTGCGAGTGTCGAGGCGGTGAAATTGATGGCCGCCACCGTCGGGGGCAGGCTCGGGGTGAAAGCCAGCGGCGGTATCCGAACGACCGAGGCAGCGTTGGCCATGGTCGAAGCAGGTGCAACGCGATTGGGTCTGTCCGGGACGCGAGCAGTGCTGGACGGTCTCTGA
- a CDS encoding DUF2993 domain-containing protein, whose protein sequence is MTRSKTPLILALVAVLVVAALLGGELFFRQQIKSCLAGQLESEIGSQVDVGLGWKPILISLIDKQVSSVTLDSNDARFGPAEGMTVHAEVNDVNFQQSAESNGTIGSSSADIDWSTAGIASTLQSQGIGALVTGVTSDASAGTLSFAVGGLAELTVKPVVAGGRVDVQTVGASILGLGIPTDLVDSIVGVLSDSLQQYPLDMAPTSLTVTDSGIELTLQGDRYTLPPVSADQTQQTPEGCSLIA, encoded by the coding sequence ATGACACGAAGCAAAACTCCCTTGATCTTGGCGCTCGTTGCGGTCCTGGTGGTCGCGGCGCTGCTCGGCGGTGAACTGTTCTTTCGTCAGCAGATCAAGTCCTGCCTGGCAGGCCAGCTCGAAAGTGAGATCGGTAGTCAGGTCGATGTCGGGCTCGGCTGGAAGCCGATACTGATCTCGCTGATCGACAAGCAGGTCTCCTCGGTGACCCTGGACAGCAACGACGCACGGTTCGGGCCCGCCGAAGGCATGACGGTGCACGCCGAGGTCAACGACGTGAACTTTCAGCAGAGCGCGGAAAGCAACGGCACGATCGGCTCGTCGAGCGCGGACATCGACTGGTCCACGGCAGGCATCGCGTCGACGCTGCAGTCGCAGGGCATCGGTGCACTCGTCACCGGCGTGACGAGTGACGCAAGTGCGGGCACGTTGTCCTTCGCAGTCGGCGGACTGGCAGAGCTGACCGTCAAGCCGGTCGTCGCAGGCGGCCGCGTGGATGTCCAGACCGTCGGCGCATCCATTTTGGGGCTTGGAATCCCAACCGACCTGGTGGACAGCATCGTCGGAGTTCTGTCGGACAGCCTGCAGCAGTACCCGCTCGACATGGCACCGACCTCGCTGACCGTAACCGACTCCGGCATCGAACTTACCTTGCAGGGAGATCGGTACACCCTCCCGCCGGTTTCGGCGGACCAGACCCAGCAGACGCCCGAGGGCTGCTCCCTGATCGCCTGA